One window of Acetomicrobium thermoterrenum DSM 13490 genomic DNA carries:
- a CDS encoding encapsulin-associated ferritin-like protein, giving the protein MAEYHEPVEELTAQDRDFHRALASLKEEIEAVMWYNDRAAATKDPAIKAVVEHNRDEEMEHAAMLLEWLRRNMPSWDEALRTYLFTEEPITEIEESATSNETPSKDKAPSSLNIGSLKK; this is encoded by the coding sequence ATGGCCGAATATCATGAACCGGTAGAAGAGCTCACTGCACAGGATAGAGATTTTCACAGAGCCCTGGCCAGCCTCAAAGAAGAGATAGAGGCAGTCATGTGGTACAACGACAGAGCTGCAGCCACAAAGGATCCAGCGATTAAAGCAGTAGTAGAGCATAATCGCGACGAAGAAATGGAACACGCAGCCATGCTTCTCGAATGGCTGAGGCGAAATATGCCGAGTTGGGACGAAGCTCTTCGTACCTACCTTTTTACCGAAGAGCCCATTACGGAAATTGAAGAATCGGCGACGTCAAACGAAACACCCTCGAAGGATAAAGCCCCTTCGAGCTTAAACATCGGATCTCTTAAAAAGTAA